Part of the Sporosarcina sp. FSL K6-2383 genome is shown below.
CCTTTTGTTGTTCCTGTAATATCGACAATATCGCCTTCAGCGAAAGTATCAACTTTGACTTCCTGACCAACTTCGTACCCGTTCACGTCTAATTCGCGGAATTCGCGAATGAAGCGCTTAGGTGCCGTAGTAGCTTTAGCAACATGGCCTTTTTCAGGCTTGTTAGCTAGCTTTTCTCGTTTATCTTCAAAACCGATTTGGATTGATTCGTAGCCGTCCGTTTCTTTTGTCTTCTTTTGAAGAACAACGTTTTGTCCAGCTTCAATCACTGTTACCGGGATGAGATCGCCGTTTTCAGCAAATACTTGCGTCATACCGACTTTTCTTCCTAAGATTCCTTTGGTCATTTGTCACACCTCCTGAATTAGTTTAATTTTTATTTAGTAGCAATTAAAGTTTGATTTCAATGTCTACGCCCGACGGTAAGTCGAGTTTCATTAACGCATCAACAGTTTGTGGTGTTGGGTTAACGATATCGATAAGACGTTTGTGTGTACGCATTTCGAACTGCTCGCGCGAATCTTTGTATTTATGCACCGCACGAAGAATCGTGTAAACAGATCTTTCAGTTGGAAGTGGAATCGGACCCGATACACTTGCACCCGAACGTTTTGCTGTTTCTACAATTTTCTCAGCCGATTGATCCAAAATCCTGTGATCATACGCTTTCAAACGAATACGAATCTTTTGTTTTGCCATTATTTTCCCTCCTTTTCGCCTATTTTGTTATAGACATTCTCCACGAAAATTTCCCACACACATGCCATGGCAAAGCGGCCGGGTGTGTCGGCAACCTCTCGCTTCATCGCAGTCAAAGACCAACATTAAAGATTATACACGTAAAAAAAGAATTCCGCAAGTCTTTTGTGGAAGTTCTTTTCTCAACTTTACTATTATAATTCTATTTCACTTAAAATGCAACTTGTATGTTAATAGTCGTAACATTTAACCAAGCATCATAGTTATTAGTTAGCTATTAAGAATAAGCAGAACAACCCCACGCCCGCGAATCCAAAATCCATACCGAGTAGTAGCAAAAAAAAATCCCACCACAGAGGGCGGGATTTTATAGCACAAAATTATTTAAGGATTGAAGCTACAACGCCAGCGCCTACAGTACGTCCACCCTCGCGGATAGAGAACTTCGTACCTTCTTCAAGAGCGATTGGAGCAATTAGTTCGATTGTCATTTCAATGTTATCTCCAGGCATAACCATTTCTACGCCTTCTGGAAGAGCGATAACGCCAGTCACGTCAGTTGTACGGAAGTAGAACTGTGGACGGTAGTTTGAGAAGAATGGAGTATGACGTCCACCCTCTTCTTTTGAAAGAACATAAACTTCAGATGTAAATTTTGTGTGTGGCACGATTGTACCTGGTTTAGCAAGTACTTGTCCGCGTTGGATATCATCACGAGCTACACCACGAAGTAGTGCACCGATGTTGTCACCAGCTTCTGCATAGTCAAGAAGTTTACGGAACATCTCTACACCTGTAACAGTTGTAGATTTTGCTTCTTCAACGATACCGATGATGTCAATAACGTCTCCAACTTTAACTACTCCACGCTCAACGCGTCCAGTAGCAACAGTTCCACGTCCTGTGATTGAGAATACATCCTCAACAGGCATCATGAATGGTTTTTCAGTATCACGTGGTGGTGTTGGGATATACTCGTCAACAGCAGTCATAAGTTCCATGATTTTATCTTCATATGCTTCGTCGCCTTCAAGTGCTTTAAGAGCAGAACCTTTAATGACAGGAATGTCATCGCCAGGGAAGTCATATTCAGAAAGAAGATCACGAATTTCCATTTCAACAAGCTCAAGAAGCTCTTCGTCATCAACCATATCACATTTGTTCATAAATACTACTAGGTAAGGAACACCAACTTGACGTGAAAGAAGGATGTGCTCACGTGTTTGTGGCATTGGGCCATCAGCTGCAGAAACAACTAGGATTCCGCCGTCCATTTGAGCAGCACCAGTGATCATGTTTTTAACATAGTCGGCGTGACCTGGGCAGTCAACGTGTGCATAGTGACGAGTTGCAGTTTCATATTCGATGTGAGACGTGTTAATAGTAATACCACGCTCTTTTTCTTCAGGTGCGTTATCAACATCAGCGTATGAACGTGCTGTTCCACCTAATTTTTTTGAAAGAACTGTTGCAATTGCTGCAGTTAGAGTTGTTTTACCATGGTCAACGTGACCAATTGTTCCAACGTTAGCATGTGTTTTGGAACGATCGAATTTTTCTTTACCCATTTGGGAATTCCTCCTTAAGATATCAAAGTTTTTGGTTTTTTGGTTTGAAGCTACAGGTGTTGGAGGGCCCTCCACCTACCCATATCTTACAAGTTATTCACTATAGAAACAAGTTCAAATTATAATTATTCGCCCTTGTTTTTCTTGATGATTTCTTCAGCAATTGATTTCGGCACTTCTTCGTAGTGATCGAATACCATTGAGAAGTTTCCGCGTCCTTGTGTGTTAGAACGAAGAGATGTTGCATAACCAAACATGTTAGCAAGTGGAACCATCGCGCGAACTACTTGTGAGTTACCACGAGCTTCCATTCCTTCTACACGACCACGGCGTGATGTTACGTCACCCATGATATCGCCCATGTATTCTTCAGGAATTTGAACTTCTACTTTCATCATTGGTTCAAGTAGAACTGGGTTAACTTTCGATACAGCGTTTTTCAATGCCATAGATGCAGCAATTTTGAACGCCATTTCGTTGGAGTCAACGTCATGGTAAGAACCGTCGAATAGACGAGCTTTAATGTCGATTAAAGGATAACCAGCAATTACACCATTATCAAGTGAATCACGGATACCTGCTTCAACCGCCGGAATATATTCACGTGGAACAGATCCTCCGACAACGTTATTGATGAATTCGAATCCTTTTCCTTCTTCGTTAGGAGAGAATTCGATCCAAACGTGACCAAACTGTCCGCGTCCACCGGATTGACGCACGAATTTACCTTCAACTTCCGCAGCTGCACGGAATGTTTCACGGTAAGATACTTGCGGTGCTCCAACGTTCGCTTCAACATTAAATTCACGACGCATACGGTCTACAAGTACGTCAAGATGCAATTCACCCATACCAGCGATGATTACTTCTCCAGTTTCTTGGTCTGTGTGTGCGCGGAATGTCGGGTCTTCCTCTTGAAGCTTAGCAAGTGCCATACCCATTTTATCTTGGTCGGCTTTTGTTTTCGGCTCAACAGAAAGTGAAATTACTGGTTCTGGAAAGTCCATTGACTCTAAGATTACAAGTGCTTTGTCGTCACATAGTGTGTCGCCAGTTCCTGTATCTTTCAGTCCGACTGCAGCAGCAATTTCCCCTGCGTGTACTTCAGCAATTTCTTCACGGGAGTTAGCATGCATTTGTAGAATACGTCCTACGCGCTCACGCTTACCTTTTGAAGAGTTTTGCACGTATGATCCTGATTGAAGAACACCAGAATACACACGGAAGAATGTAAGTTTACCAACATAAGGGTCTGTCATTACTTTAAAAGCAAGTGCCGAGAACGGCTCTTCGTCGCTTGAGTGACGTTCTACTTCTTCATCAGTCTCAGGATTCGTCCCTTTCATAGCAGCGATATCAAGTGGTGATGGGAGGTAGTCGATTACTGCGTCAAGGACGAGTTGGACACCTTTGTTTTTGAATGCAGTTCCACATACGACAGGGTAGAATTCAACTGCAAGCGTTGCTTTACGAATTGCAGCTTTGATTTCTTCCTTTGTAATTTCTTCTTCATCCAAGAATTTGTTCATAAGATCTTCATCGAATTCAGCAACCGCTTCAATTAGCTTTTCACGGTATTCTTCTGCTTGCGCACGATGTTCTTCTGGAATTTCTTTTACTTCAGCATTTAGACCAGTGTCATCGCCGTAGTAAACAGCATTCATTTCAACTAGGTCAATAATTGCAGAGAACGAATCTTCTGCGCCAATTGGTAATTGAATTGGATGCGCATTTGCACCAAGACGTTCAACTAGTGTACCTACTGAGTAAAGGAAATCTGCACCCATTTTGTCCATTTTGTTAACGAAAACTAGACGCGGCACGCCATAGTTTGTTGCTTGACGCCAAACAGTTTCTGTTTGTGGTTCAACGCCTGATTGAGCGTCAAGTACCGTTACTGCTCCATCAAGAACACGAAGTGAACGTTCAACTTCAACCGTGAAGTCTACGTGACCTGGTGTGTCAATGATGTTTACGCGGTGATCTTTCCATTCTGCTGTTGTTGCAGCAGAAGTGATTGTGATACCACGTTCTTGCTCCTGTTCCATCCAGTCCATTTGAGATGCACCTTCGTGCGTTTCTCCAATTTTGTGGATTTTACCAGTGTAATAAAGGATACGCTCAGTCGTCGTTGTTTTACCAGCATCGATGTGAGCCATGATACCAATATTACGTGTATTCTCTAAGGAGAATTTTCTAGCCATGTTGTTGATCTCCTTCCGTCTCGGATTAGAGTATGAACTTTATTCGTGGAATAAAGTTCATGCCTCCGGCAAAAACAAATACGCCAAAGCGTATTTGATTGAATTGCCGAGTCTTACCAGCGATAGTGAGCGAATGCTTTATTCGCTTCTGCCATTTTGTGCATTTCTTCGCGACGTTTCACGGATGCACCTGTATTGTTAGAAGCGTCAAGGATTTCATTCGCAAGACGTTCTTCCATTGTTTTTTCTCCGCGTGTGCGTGAGTAGTTAACAAGGTAACGAAGTCCAAGTGTAGTACGGCGATCAGGACGTACTTCAACTGGAACTTGATAGTTGGCTCCACCTACACGGCGTGCTTTTACTTCAAGAACTGGCATTACGTTAGTAAGTGCCGCTTCAAATACTTCAAGTGGATCCTTGCCAGAACGTTCTTTCACAAGCTCGAACGCACCATAGAGGATTTTTTGAGATGTACCTTTTTTACCGTCAACCATCATTTTATTGATAAGACGTGAGACGAGTTTCGAATTATAAATCGGATCCGGAAGTACGTCACGTTTTGCAACAGGACCTTTACGAGGCATGTTGTTTTCCTCCTTTCAAAGTTTTTAAGCTTTTTCCGCTTAAATAACTATCAATCATAATTTTTGTTTAAATTAGCTTTTTTTAACTTTAGGTTTTTTAGCACCGTACATAGAACGGCTTTGCATACGGCCAGTAACTCCAGCAGTATCAAGCGCTCCACGAACAACATGGTAACGAACACCCGGTAAGTCTTTTACGCGTCCGCCGCGAATAAGTACGACACTGTGCTCTTGTAGGTTATGACCTTCACCAGGAATGTACGCATTGACTTCCATTTGGTTCGTCAAACGAACACGTGCATATTTACGAAGAGCCGAGTTCGGCTTCTTCGGTGTCATTGTACCAACACGTGTACAAACACCTCGTTTTTGTGGTGAGTTCACGTTCGTCATTGACTTTTTGAAGCTGTTATAGCTTTTCCCGAGTGCTGGTGCTTTAGATCCTGTCACGTTTGGTTTACGTGGTTTGCGGACCAATTGGTTAATTGTAGGCATCGGATTTTCCTCCCTTCGTACTTGTTTTGTAAGACCACACATCCAGGTGGTTCATTTTTGGGGTAAAAACAAAGTCTTTGTGCTTCTTCACACAAAAACCATTATCCAGTAATCGCAACCACGGCTGCACCGACTTGAATTCCACATGCATTTCCGAGTCTTTCTTTCGAATCAACATATGTCACTTGGACGCCATGAAGCGCGGCTTCCTCCTTTACAGGAGCAACAACCCGTTCTTCAGCATCTTGCGCGATAATGACGGCAGTCACTACCCCTGCACGGATCGCTTTCACTGTCTGCTTTGTACCGATGATTGTCTTCTTTGCCCGCTCGACTTTTTCATAAGACATTTCCATATCCTCCAAAGTACAGACATTCAACTATCAACCTTTTGTATATTATCACCTGCAAAGAAAATTGTCAACACATAAAGGATAAAACGGGGGGATTTAAATCCCCCGTTTTAGTATCGAATTATTCAGCTGTAACCTTCTTAGCTGAAGTTTTCTCTCCACCTTGCTCCATAACGATGTGACGGTAACGTTGCATTCCCGTTCCAGCTGGTACAAGTTTCCCGATAATAACGTTTTCCTTCAAACCAAGTAGTTCGTCAGTTTTCCCTTTGATTGCTGCATCTGTCAAGACACGAGTTGTTTCTTGGAATGACGCTGCAGACAAGAAGGATTCTGTTTCAAGTGACGCTTTTGTAATACCGAGAATGACAGGACGACATGTCGCTGGAACTTTTCCAGCTTTCAGCACGACTGCATTCGCATCTGCAAATTGATGGATGTCTAACAATGAGCCCGGCAATAGATCCGTGTCTCCTGCTTCGATGATGCGCACTTTACGAAGCATTTGGCGAACCATTACTTCTACGTGTTTATCACCGATTTCAACACCTTGCATACGGTATACTTTTTGAACTTCTTTCAAGAGGTAATTTTGAACAGTGGCTACATCTTTTACAACAATCAGTTCCTTCGGATCGATAGAACCTTCTGTAATAACATCGCCTCGGTCAATCGTATCGCCAACTTGAACTTTCAGGCGAGCATTGTACGGCGCAAGATACTTACGCGTTTCCACTTCACCTTGAATAGTAATTTCCTTCTGACCTTCGCGGATTTCATCAATTTCAATGATGCTACCTTTGATTTCTGAGATAACCGCTTGCCCTTTCGGATTCCGCGATTCGAAGATCTCTTGGATACGAGGAAGACCTTGTGTAATGTCATCCCCTGCAACTCCACCTGTATGGAATGTACGCATTGTAAGCTGTGTACCTGGCTCACCGATAGATTGTGCAGCGATAATACCAACCGCTTCACCAACCTCAACCGTTTCGCCAGTAGCCAAGTTAATGCCGTAACATTTCTTACAAACACCATGCTTCGTATTACATGTAAATGCTGAACGAATTGTCACAGTTTCAATACCCGCATCAAGAATGTTGCGCGCAGCATCCGCCGTAATAAGTCCGTCTCTTTCAAGAATTAACTTGCCAGTTTCAGGATGATAAATTGTCTTCTTCGTGTGACGACCTTCAATACGCTCATCCAGACCTTCAATCAATTCCGTACCTTCCATCAATGCACTGATTTCCAGACCACGGTCTGTTCCACAGTCATCTTCACGAACGATAACATCCTGCGCAACGTCGACGAGTCGGCGTGTTAAGTAACCTGAGTCAGCTGTTTTAAGGGCTGTATCCGCAAGTCCTTTACGCGCACCGTGTGTAGAGATGAAGTACTCAAGTACTGTCAGTCCTTCACGGAATGAAGATTTGATTGGAAGTTCAATGATACGACCAGCCGGGTTGGCCATCAGACCACGCATACCCGCAAGCTGCGTGAAGTTAGATGCGTTACCCCGTGCCCCTGAGTCACTCATCATGTAAATCGGGTTCGAGTGATCAAGAGAATCCATCAGTTTCGCTTGGATGACATCCTTCGCATGACTCCAGTAAGAAATAACGCGATCATATCGCTCTTCTTCTGTAATCAAACCACGGCGGAACTGTTGCATCACTTTATCAACTTTATCTTGCGCCTCTTGCAAAATATCGCCTTTGTTAGGTAAAACAACGATATCCGAGATACCGATTGTGATTCCTGCACGCGTTGAATATTTGAATCCTAGGTTTTTCATGCGGTCAAGCATTCTTGACGTTTCTGTAATGTGGAAACGTTTGAAAATTTCCGCGATGATATTCCCAAGGATTTTCTTCTTGAACGGCTCCACAAGTTCCATTTCCGCGAAATGTTTTTTCACATCTACAGTTCCTGGAACGAAATAATGAGCAGGCGTTTCAACTTCCAAGTTGGAATCAGTTGGTTCGTTAATATACGGGAACGATTCCGGTAAAATTTCGTTAAAAATTACTTTCCCAACCGTCGTTAATAACAATTGGCTATTTTGTTCTTCCGTAAATGTCGGGTTATTCAACGAACCTGCTTGAATAGCGATCCGTGAGTGAAGATGCACGTGACCATTATGATAAGCGATAAGTGCTTCGTCCGCATTATGGAATACAGTTCCTTCACCGGTTGCACCTTTACGCTCCAATGTCAGGTAGTAGTTTCCTAAAACCATATCCTGGGATGGCGTAACGACTGGTTTACCGTCTTTCGGGTTCAAAATGTTTTGTGCAGCTAGCATGAGTAAACGTGCTTCTGCTTGTGCTTCTGCTGATAAAGGAACGTGAACAGCCATCTGGTCACCATCGAAGTCAGCGTTATAAGCTGTACAGACGAGTGGATGCAGTGTGATTGCACGCCCTTCTACAAGAATCGGCTCAAACGCTTGAATACCAAGACGGTGAAGTGTTGGTGCCCGGTTCAGAAGGACCGGATGCTCTTTAATGACATCTTCAAGAACGTCCCATACTTCCGAATGAAGGCGTTCGATTTTACGTTTAGCACTCTTAATGTTGTGTGCAAGTCCTCGTTCAACAAGTTCTTTCATCACAAACGGTTTAAATAATTCAATCGCCATTTCTTTCGGCAGACCACACTGATACATTTTCAAGTTAGGTCCAACAACGATAACGGAACGACCAGAATAGTCAACACGTTTTCCAAGTAAGTTTTGACGGAATCGCCCTTGCTTACCTTTCAACATATGAGATAGTGATTTTAACGGACGGTTACCTGGTCCTGTAACTGGACGACCACGACGACCATTATCCACGAGCGCATCGACTGCTTCTTGCAGCATCCGCTTCTCGTTTTGAACGATAATCCCTGGAGCTCCAAGGTCAAGTAAACGTTTCAATCTGTTGTTCCGGTTAATAACCCTACGGTATAGATCATTCAAGTCAGAAGTAGCAAAACGTCCGCCATCAAGTTGTACCATCGGGCGTAGTTCTGGCGGAATAACCGGCAGTACTTCAAGGACCATCCATTCAGGTTTGTTACCTGAGTTACGGAACGATTCAACAACTTCAAGTCGTCTGATCGCACGCGTACGGCGTTGCCCTTGAACAGTTTTCAATTCTTCTTTCAAGAATTCCATTTCTTTATCGAGATCAATCGCCATTAACAGACGCTCAATCGCTTCTGCACCCATAAGTGCTTGGAATTTAGTGCCATACTTTTCACGGTAAATACGATATTCCCGTTCAGAAAGCAATTGCTTTCTTTCAAGTGGTGTATCTGCCGGGTCTACAACAACATAAGATGCGAAGTAGATGATTTCTTCCAAAGCACGTGGTGTCATATCAAGGATAAGTCCCATACGGCTTGGAATCCCTTTGAAATACCAAATATGTGTAACAGGAGCTGCAAGTTCAATATGCCCCATACGTTCACGGCGTACTTTTTGACGAGTTACTTCTACTCCACAACGGTCACAAACGACGCCTTTGTAGCGTACACGTTTATACTTCCCGCAATGACATTCCCAATCTTTTGTAGGTCCGAAAATACGTTCACAAAATAGACCATCTTTTTCAGGTTTTAACGTACGGTAGTTGATTGTTTCTGGCTTTTTTACTTCTCCATAGGACCATGAACGAATCTTATCTGGTGAAGCTAGGCCGATTTTCATATACTCAAAATTGTTTACATCTATCAAGGAGCCTACCTCCCTTTAGTCTTATCGCTGCTTTTGGCTTTTCCGAGCAAGCGCACACTTTTAATCAAACATACTTAAGGGGGAAACATTATCCCCCTTAACAATCAGTTATATCATCACTAGGCAAATCAGACAGGCTGATCCTCTTTTATTAGATTCAAAGCGTCTGTTGGTTGCATATCATCATCGTCATCAAGATCGCGTAACTCAATTTCTTCTAAATCGAGTGACAACATCTTCACGTCCAACCCAAGGCTTTGAAGTTCCTTAATAAGAACCTTGAACGATTCTGGAACACCTGGTTGAGGAACGCTTTCACCTTTGACAATCGCTTCATACGTTTTCACGCGTCCTACGACGTCATCGGATTTCACAGTTAGAATTTCTTGAAGCGTATAAGCTGCACCATATGCCTCGAGTGCCCACACTTCCATCTCCCCGAAACGCTGGCCACCAAACTGAGCTTTACCACCCAGCGGTTGTTGCGTAACAAGTGAGTATGGTCCTGTTGAACGGGCATGAAGCTTATCGTCAACCATATGCGCCAGTTTAATCAAGTACATGACACCAACAGATACACGGTTGTCGAAGGCTTCACCAGAACGACCATCATACAGGATTGTTTTTCCGTCACGGTCCATTCCAGCCTCTTCCATCGTTTCCCACACATCTTCTTCATTGGCTCCATCAAATACAGGAGAAGCCATGTGAATACCAAGGCTGCGGGAAGCCATACCAAGGTGCATTTCCAAAACTTGTCCGATGTTCATACGTGATGGTACACCCAGCGGGTTAAGCATGACATCAATCGGTGTGCCATCCGGTAAGTAAGGCATATCCGATTCAGGCAAGATACGAGAAATTACCCCTTTGTTTCCGTGACGTCCGGCCATTTTATCCCCAACAGAAATTTTACGTTTCTGGACGATATAAGCACGAACTAGTTGGTTAACACCCGGCGGCAATTCGTCACCGTCTTCACGATTAAACACTTTCACGTCAAGAACAATCCCACCAGCACCATGTGGTACGCGCAGAGATGTATCGCGAACTTCACGCGCTTTTTCACCAAAGATTGCATGTAGCAGTCTTTCTTCAGCCGTCAGCTCTGTAACACCCTTCGGAGTCACTTTACCAACAAGAATGTCGCCATCACGAACTTCAGCACCTACACGAATGATTCCACGGTCATCAAGATTGCGAAGTGCATCTTCACCAACGTTTGGAATATCACGCGTAATTTCTTCAGGTCCAAGTTTTGTATCTCGTGCTTCAGATTCGTATTCTTCAATATGAACCGAAGTGAATACGTCATCCTTCACAAGACGCTCACTCATAATGATAGCATCTTCATAGTTGAAACCGTCCCAAGTCATGAACGCAGTGAGAACGTTACGGCCAAGAGCCAGTTCCCCTTGCTCCATAGAAGGACCGTCTGCCAAAATATCAAGCGGCTTAACACGATCTCCTACACTTGTAATTGGACGCTGGTTATAACATGTTCCTTGGTTTGAGCGGATGAAGTTCTCCAAACGATAAATCGTAAGATCACCCTTCACTTCTTTGCCATCCACTGTTTCAATGCGGCGAACACGAATTTCTTTCGCTTCAACATGTTCTACAATTCCGTCGTATTTCGCAAGAAC
Proteins encoded:
- the rplC gene encoding 50S ribosomal protein L3, whose amino-acid sequence is MTKGILGRKVGMTQVFAENGDLIPVTVIEAGQNVVLQKKTKETDGYESIQIGFEDKREKLANKPEKGHVAKATTAPKRFIREFRELDVNGYEVGQEVKVDTFAEGDIVDITGTTKGKGFQGVVKRHGYSQGPMSHGSRFHRAPGSIGSVDAQRVFKGKKLPGRMGGKTVTIQNLEIIRVDLERNLLLVKGNVPGSRKSLLQVRSAIKGN
- a CDS encoding ribosomal L7Ae/L30e/S12e/Gadd45 family protein, with the translated sequence MSYEKVERAKKTIIGTKQTVKAIRAGVVTAVIIAQDAEERVVAPVKEEAALHGVQVTYVDSKERLGNACGIQVGAAVVAITG
- the rpoC gene encoding DNA-directed RNA polymerase subunit beta' translates to MIDVNNFEYMKIGLASPDKIRSWSYGEVKKPETINYRTLKPEKDGLFCERIFGPTKDWECHCGKYKRVRYKGVVCDRCGVEVTRQKVRRERMGHIELAAPVTHIWYFKGIPSRMGLILDMTPRALEEIIYFASYVVVDPADTPLERKQLLSEREYRIYREKYGTKFQALMGAEAIERLLMAIDLDKEMEFLKEELKTVQGQRRTRAIRRLEVVESFRNSGNKPEWMVLEVLPVIPPELRPMVQLDGGRFATSDLNDLYRRVINRNNRLKRLLDLGAPGIIVQNEKRMLQEAVDALVDNGRRGRPVTGPGNRPLKSLSHMLKGKQGRFRQNLLGKRVDYSGRSVIVVGPNLKMYQCGLPKEMAIELFKPFVMKELVERGLAHNIKSAKRKIERLHSEVWDVLEDVIKEHPVLLNRAPTLHRLGIQAFEPILVEGRAITLHPLVCTAYNADFDGDQMAVHVPLSAEAQAEARLLMLAAQNILNPKDGKPVVTPSQDMVLGNYYLTLERKGATGEGTVFHNADEALIAYHNGHVHLHSRIAIQAGSLNNPTFTEEQNSQLLLTTVGKVIFNEILPESFPYINEPTDSNLEVETPAHYFVPGTVDVKKHFAEMELVEPFKKKILGNIIAEIFKRFHITETSRMLDRMKNLGFKYSTRAGITIGISDIVVLPNKGDILQEAQDKVDKVMQQFRRGLITEEERYDRVISYWSHAKDVIQAKLMDSLDHSNPIYMMSDSGARGNASNFTQLAGMRGLMANPAGRIIELPIKSSFREGLTVLEYFISTHGARKGLADTALKTADSGYLTRRLVDVAQDVIVREDDCGTDRGLEISALMEGTELIEGLDERIEGRHTKKTIYHPETGKLILERDGLITADAARNILDAGIETVTIRSAFTCNTKHGVCKKCYGINLATGETVEVGEAVGIIAAQSIGEPGTQLTMRTFHTGGVAGDDITQGLPRIQEIFESRNPKGQAVISEIKGSIIEIDEIREGQKEITIQGEVETRKYLAPYNARLKVQVGDTIDRGDVITEGSIDPKELIVVKDVATVQNYLLKEVQKVYRMQGVEIGDKHVEVMVRQMLRKVRIIEAGDTDLLPGSLLDIHQFADANAVVLKAGKVPATCRPVILGITKASLETESFLSAASFQETTRVLTDAAIKGKTDELLGLKENVIIGKLVPAGTGMQRYRHIVMEQGGEKTSAKKVTAE
- the rpsG gene encoding 30S ribosomal protein S7; this translates as MPRKGPVAKRDVLPDPIYNSKLVSRLINKMMVDGKKGTSQKILYGAFELVKERSGKDPLEVFEAALTNVMPVLEVKARRVGGANYQVPVEVRPDRRTTLGLRYLVNYSRTRGEKTMEERLANEILDASNNTGASVKRREEMHKMAEANKAFAHYRW
- the rpsJ gene encoding 30S ribosomal protein S10, which produces MAKQKIRIRLKAYDHRILDQSAEKIVETAKRSGASVSGPIPLPTERSVYTILRAVHKYKDSREQFEMRTHKRLIDIVNPTPQTVDALMKLDLPSGVDIEIKL
- the rpsL gene encoding 30S ribosomal protein S12: MPTINQLVRKPRKPNVTGSKAPALGKSYNSFKKSMTNVNSPQKRGVCTRVGTMTPKKPNSALRKYARVRLTNQMEVNAYIPGEGHNLQEHSVVLIRGGRVKDLPGVRYHVVRGALDTAGVTGRMQSRSMYGAKKPKVKKS
- the tuf gene encoding elongation factor Tu yields the protein MGKEKFDRSKTHANVGTIGHVDHGKTTLTAAIATVLSKKLGGTARSYADVDNAPEEKERGITINTSHIEYETATRHYAHVDCPGHADYVKNMITGAAQMDGGILVVSAADGPMPQTREHILLSRQVGVPYLVVFMNKCDMVDDEELLELVEMEIRDLLSEYDFPGDDIPVIKGSALKALEGDEAYEDKIMELMTAVDEYIPTPPRDTEKPFMMPVEDVFSITGRGTVATGRVERGVVKVGDVIDIIGIVEEAKSTTVTGVEMFRKLLDYAEAGDNIGALLRGVARDDIQRGQVLAKPGTIVPHTKFTSEVYVLSKEEGGRHTPFFSNYRPQFYFRTTDVTGVIALPEGVEMVMPGDNIEMTIELIAPIALEEGTKFSIREGGRTVGAGVVASILK
- the fusA gene encoding elongation factor G, which translates into the protein MARKFSLENTRNIGIMAHIDAGKTTTTERILYYTGKIHKIGETHEGASQMDWMEQEQERGITITSAATTAEWKDHRVNIIDTPGHVDFTVEVERSLRVLDGAVTVLDAQSGVEPQTETVWRQATNYGVPRLVFVNKMDKMGADFLYSVGTLVERLGANAHPIQLPIGAEDSFSAIIDLVEMNAVYYGDDTGLNAEVKEIPEEHRAQAEEYREKLIEAVAEFDEDLMNKFLDEEEITKEEIKAAIRKATLAVEFYPVVCGTAFKNKGVQLVLDAVIDYLPSPLDIAAMKGTNPETDEEVERHSSDEEPFSALAFKVMTDPYVGKLTFFRVYSGVLQSGSYVQNSSKGKRERVGRILQMHANSREEIAEVHAGEIAAAVGLKDTGTGDTLCDDKALVILESMDFPEPVISLSVEPKTKADQDKMGMALAKLQEEDPTFRAHTDQETGEVIIAGMGELHLDVLVDRMRREFNVEANVGAPQVSYRETFRAAAEVEGKFVRQSGGRGQFGHVWIEFSPNEEGKGFEFINNVVGGSVPREYIPAVEAGIRDSLDNGVIAGYPLIDIKARLFDGSYHDVDSNEMAFKIAASMALKNAVSKVNPVLLEPMMKVEVQIPEEYMGDIMGDVTSRRGRVEGMEARGNSQVVRAMVPLANMFGYATSLRSNTQGRGNFSMVFDHYEEVPKSIAEEIIKKNKGE